The DNA segment AGGAAGCAGTCCGGTGAAGCCGGTTCCGTCCAAGCGTGGTATTGGCCGCCAATCCCCGTGCAGCGAATGTTTTCACGGGCGCAGGCTTGTTGGAGTTGTTCGCAATAAACTCGGGTGATTTCCAGGCGCAGCGATTGCGGTCCGACGATGGGCAGCGGATGATCTTTTTGTAAGGGGGTGGGGTCGCCAAGGGTGACGCTCGAAGGTTGCCACACGGTAACGTCGTAGCCGGACTGATTAAGTCGCCGGGGCAACGACATGAACCGGGTGATGGTTTCACAGACCGCCGAGGCCATTGCCTTTCCGGCGAGCACCGCTTTGGGCAGATGCCAGCGACAATCAATCTCGCCGAACACCAACAGGATCGCGCCCCGGGCGGGGATGTCATGCCGCAATAAAGCGGCGATTTTTTTGCGCGTATAGCTGGCAGACTTGGGCGCGTCCGCGCTCCAAGCGGTCGAGGCGCCGGTGTGAAACACGCGAAACACCGGCAATAGTTCGGGAAACACGCTGACGTAACGCCGCCGCAAAAACCCGGTGAACAATTTCCGTCCCGGGAAAAACGCAAGCCCTTCCGTGCCGGAAAAAAACGCCGCATGACTGTCGCCGATGACATAGAGTTGGGGCAGCGGCGGCAGCGGCACAAAACCGAGGTGTTGCGCGAGAAGTTCCAGCCGGCGCTCTTGCAGATCAGGCGGGAAACGTAACGCCGCGGCGGTCGGATGGCCCAGGCGTTGGAGGATGTCCGTCTGTAATGTGGCAATCTTTCGGATCAACGCGGGCGAGACAACGGGAAGAGCATCCATGCGGGGCCGGCTTAATTGGGAAAAATCCGGATGCAATCTCCGGCCACCTCTATCTGCCAACCCGGACGCAACGCATGCACCAACTGCCGGAGCTGATCGAGCGTGGGGTAACTCGGACTTTCTCCAAAGCAACGGGCGTCATCAATCAAGACCACATGGTCCGGCTGCCCCGGCTGGAAGATCGCGCGCAGTTCTTCGTTGACCGGCGTGTCGTGCAATCCACGCGCGGTGTCACCGCCGGAGTAATGGCCATCCAGCCAGAACAAAGCCGGCCCCGGGAGTTTGGCGACGACCTCCGCCAATTTGGTCGCGCTGTCGCCGTGAATCAGTTCCACATTCGGCACGCCTTTGAACCGTTCACAGACCTCGCGATAAAATTGGTCGGCGAGTTCGATGGAGAAAATTTTCTCAAATTCATTCCGCATGGCTGCGACCATGTCACCGTGACAGGTGCCGGTTTCCACCAGGTACTTCAAACCATATCGGCGCGCAAATTCCCTGACGACGGCCTGCTTTTGGGCGTGAGTCGGCAGTTTGACTCCGGGATTGAGCCAGCGGCTGACGCGTTGCCTTAATGTCTTTTTGCTCATAATTCAGCTCCAACCAAGCCAAAGAAAAATTTGTCGGACGCCAGTTTAGGATGGCAAGGCGTATCGGGAATGAAAGCCAATTTCACCAACGCATCGAAATGGGAGCATATTATGACCCCGCCTACGAATGGTAGCGGCAGGCATCCTGCCTGCCGTAAAGCCGGGCTTCCAGCCCGGCGGAAAAAGCATCGCCAGTAGCAGCATTGGAAAATTCGGGAAATCCTCTTCCGCCAGACGCCTCTTCAAGGCGGCAGAGATGCCGCCCTCCACGGCAGGCACGGATGCCTGCCACCACCGAAGCGTCATTTGCCCGCCGGCCAATCCACCCAGCCGGTGCCGGTCCAGTGTCCAAATGAGGTCAGGTCCAATTTGGGTTCGGTGAGGTCATTCCAGATGCGCAACATCTTCCACTCACGGATGTCATCGAACATGACGATCGGGCCTTTGGGCAAACCGAGCTTGCGAAAGTTTTCGATGAACCGCTGTTCCATGACGCCATCCTTGGCCGCATCCACGAAAATGAAATCTGCCTGTTGGAAAACTTCGCGATATTTTTCCATCGTCGCAAAATCCTGCAGGTCGGCAATTTCCTGTTTCAGCCGGCCACCGGCAAAATCACTTTCGCGCAAAATGTTTGGTTTGATCTGTTGCCAGGGAATTACATCAAACGTCGTCATCCGACCGTCGGCAGGCAGTTGCGAAATCATCGCCAGCGAGGCCATGCCTTGATAGGTGCCGATTTCCACCACGCTCCTGGCGCCAAGTTCAGCCACCAGCGCGGCCACCAAGCGATAATGTTCGCCCGGCCAATGATTCACCCCGGCACCAGCGCGTTGCGCCAGTTCGGTCAATTCCAGTTTTTGCGCCCGGGCGGCCACGCGCAACGCCAGACTCACCAGCCGTTCGTTAGGACGACTTTTCCAAACATCCGGCGGCAGGGTCATGGAATAAAGCCGGTGCTGGGTTGGCACCGGCGGCGGCAGGATCAGACCCAGCAACAGCTTGCGGATATTCATGTCGCGACAGAGTGACAATCCGTGCCGGAGCGCGTCAAAGTCTTTTTCGAAAGCGAACGCATAACGGTAGCGTCAGGCATCCTTGCCTGACGTGGCGGGCGGCATCCGTGCCGCCCGGGAAAACCTCCGCCTTGATGAGTTGGCTCGAATGTTCCAAAACGCTTTGATTTTGTGGCGCTTCTTTCCGCCGGGCTGGAAGCCCGGCGCTACGGCAGGCACGGATGCCTGCCGCCACGACCTGCCGCGTAATTTTGCATCGCTTGCGGCGGCGGAGTCGGTGTAAATTCGCCGCGTTGTGCTCACATGAACGGTTGCTCAACTCCAGCGCCCACCGCCGATCCAATCGCGCCGATCTATTGCCTCGGCGACAGTCATGTGAGTTTTTTCGCAGGGGAGGATACGATTCAACCCGGCTGGCCGGAACGCGCGGGGGCCGGCTTACCGTGGTTTCGCGTCTTTCACCTCGGCCCGGTGCTGGCGTTCAATCTTTCCCGAACGGGTACGACCATGCGCGGGCGCGAACGGCTGTTTGAGGTCTTGGAACAAGTGGTTCCGTCCGGGGCGCGGGTATTATTGTGCTTCGGGGAAATTGATTGCCGCGCGCACATTCTGAAACAGGCTGCCAAACAAAAGGCGTCGGTGGAACAGACCGTGGCGAACTGCCTTGACGCTTATTTCCATGCGGTGCGGGAAGTTCAGGCGCGCGGGTTTGAAGTGATTGTTTACAACGCCGTCCCCACGCGTCTGAGCACCCCGCGCCGGGCCAGGCGTGACGATGATTACGTCGCCGTCGGCTCATGGCGGGAGCGCAATGCCGCCGTTCGATTATTCAAAGCCGGGGCCAAGCGGCGCTGCCTGGACTGTGGCGCGAAGTTTTTGGAGAACTACTTCGGATTGGTGACGGCCAAGGACAAAACCGAGTCGTGGTTTTTCTTTGATGCCATCCACCTCTCGCAACGCGCGCTGCCGCTGACGCTTCGCGCGTTGGCAAAGTTGTATCCGGAAGCGGGTTATCCCGAGTTGCCATTGCCACAGCCGACGTGGATGGCGAAGGGTTTTGATCGCGCCGCCAAGCGGTTGCGCCGGTGGTTGAAGCTCACTTGAGTTGCTGCAATTCCAGCATGTGCTGAAAAATCTGATGCGTGCGCCCCAGCTCGGCTGGCGATCCGTCACCGGTAATCCGGCCGTTTTCGAAAACCAACACCCGCGTCGCCAGATTCAGGGAACTGAACCGGTGCGCGACCATGAAGGTGGTCCGCCCTTGCACCAGTTCCTGCAAGGCTTGTTGGACTTTTTGTTCGCTTTCCGAATCCAGAGCGTTCGTGGCTTCGTCCAAGATCAGAATGGGCGCATCTTTCAAAAAGGCCCGCGCGATGGCGATGCGCTGGCGTTGGCCGCCGGACACCGTCGTGCCGCGTTCGCCAACCACGGTATTGTAACCTTGCGGCAGGGCTTCGATGAAATCCGCCGCAAAAGCTTTGCGTGCGGCCTCCCGCACTTCCGCGTCCGAAGCGGTCAATTTTCCGGCGCGAATGTTTTCCGCGATGCTGGCGTTGAACAGCACCGGCGTTTGCGGCACGAGCGCCATTCGTTTTCGCAATTCATTCTTATCCACCGTCCGCAGGTCCACGCCGCCCAGCGTCACCCGGCCTGTGGTGGGGTCGTAAAAGCGCGGGATGAGGGAAATAAACGTGGATTTCCCGGCGCCACTCGGTCCCACGAGCGCCACCACTTCGCCCGGTTGAAAACGAACTTCTATTTCTCGCAACGCCGCCACGGGCGCGCGGTCGGTGGCGCGAAGCGGATAGGCAAAACCGACCTGCTCGAACGCGATCTCCTGATGCGTGGTGGGCAGCGGCAGCGGCTGAGCCGGCTGGGGCACGGTGTCCTCGGCATCCAACACTTGCTCCAATCGTTCCAGCGAAGCCGCCCCCATTTTCCAGACCGCGTTCAGGATGCTGAGTTTTTTGACCGGCTCGTACGCCATGAACAAAGCGGCGCCCATGGCGAGAAAGACCTTGAATTCCATGCCGTTGGTGAATCCGAAATACAGTGCCGCCATGAAACCGCAGGCGGAGAGGAACTCGATCACCGGATTGACGAAGGCCTGATATTTCACCGTCTTCATCGAGAGCCGGAAAATTTTGCGAACGCTGGCCGCAAATCGGGCGCTCAATTGAGGCTGCAAGTTGTAGGCCTGAATTTCCATCGGGGATTGCAACCCCTCGATCACAATCGCATTCAGCTCTCCCGTTTCCGCGGTCAATTGACGCGATTTCTTGATCAGGCGGCGCGCGATGATGCGGATGGGCACAATGCACAGCGGGATGCTGGTCAGCGTGATGAGCACGAAGAGCGCGCTGCGATTGGTGATGGCAAGATATAAAAGAAAACTTAACGAGCCGATCAAGGTGAATGGTTGCTTCAGCGCGTCCGTGCTCATCATCACCACCACGTTCTTCAACTGCTCCGTGTCGGTCATCAGGCGCGCGGTGAGGTCGCCGGACTTGTGACGATGATAAAAGGCGAGCGGCAGTTCTTGCAGGCGTCGAAAGACTTCGGTGCGCAAGGTTTCCAACAGTTGAAAACCGGCGTGATTCAACCAGTAGCGGTTCAGGAACGCGGTCAGCCCGCGAAAGAAAAAGATGACGGGCAAACCCAGGCAGGCGACCAGTAACAACTGCCCCCGATAGTGTTCACCAAACAACCGCTGCGCCCATTTGATGACGACTTCGGTTTGCGAGTTTTGTGCGGACGGGTCGTTGAAGATCACCGGCGCCACCGTGTAGAGCATCATCGGCAAACCGAAACCACTGATCGCCGCGAACGCCAACCCCGCCAACACCCCACCAATAAAATGCCAGCGCGCGGGTTGCATATACCGCAGCAGGCGCCGATAGCGGCGCGAGGCGGAAGCGTTGCTGGATTGTGCTGGCTTTGATGTCATCGGCGCAGGAAACCGTCGTTTTATCGTGCAGACGGTAAAACAGTGCCGGGCAGGCGGGAAGAATCTTTTTGTCGTTCACGCCAAAGCGGGTCGGCGCACCCGATGGATGGCGGTTGGCGATGAGGCTGATTCTGAGCTTGCAGATTGGCGATGAAGGTGGCCCACTTAGCGGGTGATGACACGGAAAATCCTTCTGGTAACCGGATTGTGGCTCGGGCTGGTCGTCGGCTCGTTCGCGCAGGTTTCCGTCGAGATCACCATGGGCCAGGAGCATTTTCTTTCCGGGGAAACGATTCCGCTCACCGTGCGGATCGCCAACCGCTCCGGCCAAACGCTGCATTTGGGCGACGATTCCGATTGGCTGACATTCGCCGTGGCCTCGCGCACCGCCTATGTGGCGGAGAAAAATGGCGACGTGCCAGTGGAAGGAGCTTTCGAGTTAGGCTCAGGAAAAACGGCGTTGCGCCGGGTGACTTTGACTCCGTACTTCAATTTGCCTCATGCCGGACGTTATGAAGTCACGGCCAGCGTCCGGATCAAACAATGGGAAACCATGGTTGTTTCTCCGCCCAAGGCGTTTGAAATCATCAACGCCGCCAAAATTTGGTCGCAGGATTTCGGCATGCCGCCGGCGCCGGGAGTCACCAACGAAGTTCCCGAAGTGCGCCGTTATTCACTGGAACAGGCCAACTATCTGCGCGGCAAACTACGCCTCTACTTGCGCTTGATGGACGCCGAGAGCGATCACGCTTACAAGGTGATTCCCATTGGCGGCATGGTTTCATTCAGCAGTCCGGAAGCGCGCATTGACCGGACAAACCAACTGCATGTGTTGTATCAATTCGGCGCGCACTCCTACCTCTACACCGTGGTGACCCCCGAGGGCGAAATCGCCCAGCGCCAAACTTACGACATCACGCAACACCGGCCGCGGTTGGTGTCGGATGAGAAAGGCGGGTTCGTTGTGGCGGGCGGTCAACGTCGCATCACCGATGGAGATATTCCGGCGCCTGTGCTGGAAACGGTTCCGTAAATAATTACTTCCCGCGCCGGACGATTCTGGTTTTCCACGCGGTCTCCCAGCGGCCGACTATTGCAAATCGTCGAGCGAGAGAGCCTGTTGTTGCACCTCGCGCACGATGGGTAACGCGCGTTGCAAAATGGCCTGCTCCGTCTGGCCGGGAAACGACTTCAAGATGACCCGGATGGCTGCCATCGGTTCACCATTGCGATCACGCAACGGTTGGATCACCGCCACGGTCTTTGCGTCTTTGCCGTAAAAAACCTCGCCCTTGGTGATCGCGCCGATTTCTGAAGCGCCGCCCGCCTGGCCCACTTCGTCTTCCTGATTGCTCGCGACAATACGCGGGGTGCCTGCGGCGTCGAGCGCGTAAATTTTCAGTCCGACCAGCCGTGAGTATTTTTTCAGCGTGCTGCGCAGAGTGGCTTGAACACGGGGTTCTTTGGGCGTGTATTCGATGCGCGTGTCGGCAAAGCGGCTCATCGAGTCGGATTTGGTCCAGAACCCGATTTTCCCGTTCGCAAAGCTGGTGTCGGTGAGTTCCGGAATCACGGGCTGATCGTTGAGCCAGATCCGGATTTTACTTTTCTGACACTGCACCTTTAACGCGTACCACACACCTTTCTCAATCGGCAGATTCGGGCCAATCGGCTGGCTGCGCAGTCCGCCCACCACTTTGTAAAAACGCAGGTTGCGGCCCAGGGCGCTCGCTCGCACCACATAAAAACTCTTTTCATCCTGGTAACGAAAAACCACCCCCGCCATTTGTTCGGCCACGCCTTCCACAATTTTGAAGCGGGTCGTCAATGTGAAATCGTCGAAGGACGCGCCGTCATAAACCAGAATGGGAAAGCGTTCGTCTTTTACATCCGCGCTGAGTTGCGCCAATACCACCTGATTGGTGGCCTCCGGAGTGGTCTCGCGCACGGCCCGCCACAATCCGGGTCCGCCTTCACCGACCACCACGCTGGTGAATCCCGGCGGAGTAACCTCGGCGTCGGGCGAACCCAAGTCCAGGGTCAGCTCCACTGCTCCCGCCGCTCCGATCAACCAGGTGCTGAGCAGCAGCCATTGCAACAACTTCATTCGCGGCAGCCTTACAAACTCGAACCGGGCGGACAAGCAAATGTGCAACGCGCCGGGGGTTGATTCATTCCAGGCTCGCTTGTGAATTCACGGCTTACTAAGCTGTTCGGGTGGTTCGGACGCCGCCTTGATGGGTTGCGTCTTGAACGTCGCAACATGAAAATCCTCGGCATCATACCAGCGCGATACGGCTCGACCCGCTTTCCGGGCAAACCACTGCACCTCATTGCCGGCAAACCACTCATCCAGCACGTCGTGCAACAATGCCAGAAAGCCCGGTCGTTGAGCGAAGTGATGGTGGCGACGGATGACGCGCGCATTGCCGAAGTGGCGCAACAGTTTTGCCGGGTGGAAATGACCCGAGCGGATCACCCGAGCGGATCGGACCGCATCGCGGAAGTGGCGGAACGCCACGCGTGCGATGTGATCGTGAACATTCAGGGCGATGAACCGTTGCTGGATCCGGCCGTGGTGGACGCCGTGGCGGAAGCGGCGCGGGATTGCGAAATGACCACGGCCGCCACGCACATTCAAGACCCGGACGAATACGATAATGCGAACGTGGTGAAAGTCGTTGTCAACGCCCGTGGTCACGCCCTATATTTTTCCCGGCGTACGATTCCGTATCTGCGCGAAGCCGCCAGTCGTTCGATTCGTGAACAGTTGGCGGCGTTTCCTTTTATGAAGCACCTGGGCATTTACGGTTTCCAACGCGACACGTTGCTGCGCCTGGTCCGGCTGCCGGTTTCGCCCCTGGAACAAGCCGAGAAATTGGAGCAGTTGCGCGCATTGGACCACGGCATCCGGATCGCGGTGGTGCCGGTAAATTACGATAGTGTGGGCGTGGATACCCCGGAAGACGTGGCCCGGGTGGAGCACCAGTTGCGCGGCGCATGAGATTTAAACTATGAAATTTATTTTCATCACCGGTGGAGTCATCAGTTCCCTGGGCAAGGGATTAACCGCGGCCGCTCTCGGCACGCTGCTGGAAAATCGCGGCCACAAGGTCGCCATCCAGAAGTTTGATCCCTATCTCAACGTGGACCCCGGCACTATGTCGCCATATCAACACGGCGAAGTTTACGTGTTGGATGACGGCGCGGAAACGGACCTCGATCTGGGCCACTACGAACGGTTCACCAATACCAAACTATCCCGCCTGAACAGCCTGACCAGCGGCCAGGTTTATCAAACGGTACTCAACAACGAGCGCGAGGGCATTTATCTCGGCAAAACGGTGCAGGTCATCCCGCACGTCACCGACGAAATCAAGCGCCGCATTCACGTGCTCGCCACTGATAGCAAGGCCGATATTGTGATTACCGAAGTGGGCGGCACCACGGGCGACATCGAAGGGCTGCCGTTCCTGGAGGCGATTCGCGAATTCGCGCTGGAAGCCGGTATCGGTAACACCTGTTTCATCCACGTCACCTACGTCCCGTACATTAAAGCCGCCGGTGAATTGAAAACCAAGCCCACGCAACAATCCGTCGCCAAACTGCGCGAAATCGGCCTCTCGCCGCACCTGATGGTTTGCCGTTGCGAAAAACCGCTCGATAAGGAGTTGCGCCAGAAAATTTCGCTGTTTTGCAGCGTGCCGGTGGAAGCGGTGATTGAAGTGAAGGACGTGGATCATTCCATCTACGAACTGCCGCTGGTGTTGCAACGCGAACAGGCGGACGATCTGGTCTGCCGCGTCCTGCACCTGGATGGGCCGCCCGCCAAAATGGGGCACTGGCAGGAAATCATTCGGAAACTGATCGCGCCGCAATTTCGCGTGCGCATCGGGGTCGTCGGCAAATACATCGGCCTGCAGGACGCTTACAAATCAGTTTACGAAGCGTTGATCCATGGCGGCATCGGCAACGATTGCGGCGTGGAAATTGTGCGGATTGACGCCGAGGAGATTGAGAAGGAAGGCGCGGAGAAGAAACTGAGCGGGCTGCACGGCATCTGTGTGCCGGGCGGATTCGGCGAGCGCGGCATTGAAGGATTGGTCAAAACGGCGAAGTTCGCCCGGGAAACCAAAGTGCCCTATCTCGGACTGTGTTTGGGCATGCAGATCGCCACCATTGAATTCGCCCGCAATGTGCTCAAGATGGAGAAAGCCCATTCCACGGAATTCAATCCCGACACCTCGCACGCGGTCATTGCGCTGCTCGACGCGCAACGCAAAGTAACCAAGAAAGGCGGCACGATGCGCCTCGGCGCGCAGCCGTGCCAGTTGCAGGTCGGCTCGCTGGCCGCCAAGTTGTACGGCGCGTTCATGACCAACGAACGGCATCGGCATCGGTTTGAATTCAACAACGCCTTCCGTGAGAAATTTGAGAAAGGCGGCCTGGTATTCAGCGGATTGTCCCCGGACGGAAAATTGGTGGAGGTGATTGAATTGCCCGGACATCCCTTCTATCTGGCCAGCCAGTTTCATCCCGAATTTCTCAGCAAACCGCACGAGCCGCATCCGCTGTTCAAGGGTTTCATCGCCGCCGCGCTCCAGCAGAGTCAGCCGCGCCCGCTGTGAAAACATGAAAACGAAATATGTGCCGCCGACTGAAATGAGCCGAAAACGCCATGATTGGGTCCAGCAACATGTCAGGCCGGGCGTGACATTTGAAGAAGGCGTACGGCTAAACGATGAAGCCTTGCGTTTGTTTCCTCCGACCGACGAAGAACGCCGGTTAAAAATGGAAAGACTGAAGGATATTCCCGAGTTTGTGCTTTGATGAATCAGGGCCGGAAAGGGCGCGTACTTTTTTCTCCAAATCCTCGGCGTTTCTGGCAGAGTTCCGACATGGCAAAAAAATCTGGTGAACCTGCCGTGACGCGCGGCGTTCACGCCGCTTCCATGTCCTCCCGCCAGCCGGCGGTGAAGCGAGTTGAAGCCCGCGCTCCGCAAGCCGCCACTCGCCCTTCCTCGCTCGTGGACACGCGCGTCATCTATTGCGGCGATAATCTCGAACAACTCCAAAAACTGCCCGACGCCTGCGTTGACCTGATTTACATAGACCCGCCGTTCAACTCCAACCGCAACTACGAAGTCTTCTGGGGCGAAACCAAGGAGAAGCGCGCCTTCGAGGACCGCCACGCGAATACGCAAGCCTATATTGACTACATGCGTCCCCGTTGCGTGGAACTGGCCCGCGTTCTCAAAAAGACCGGCAGCTTCTACTACCACTGCGACTGGCACGCCTCCCACTACGTCAAGGTCATGCTCGACCAGATTTTCGGAGAGAATAATTTTGTAAATGAAATTGTTTGGAAACGAACGAGCGCGCATGGAAATGTCGGGAAAAGATATGCAATCACGGAGGACAGAATTTTATTCTACGCAAATTCAAAAGTTTGGACGTGGAATCCTCCATACTTAGCCTATTCTGAAGAATACATCGCTTCACATTACGGGCAAAAAGAAGAAGGCACTGGCCGTCAGTTTACAACTCGTGATTTAACAGCGTCGATGCAACGTGCTTCCCAAAGCCAAATCTATGATTGGAAGGGTTTTCGCCCGCCGCCGACTCGGTGCTGGGCATACACAAAAGAAAATATGGAAAAATTGGAAGCCGAGGGAAAACTTGTTTATTCGGAACGCGGGATGCCTCGTCTAAAACTATATTTGGATCAAATGGCGGGAACTCCATGCGATACAGTTTGGGTTGATATTCCACCTCTAAATTCACAGGCAGAAGAACGACTTGGTTATCCAACTCAGAAACCACTTGCGTTGCTTGACCGGATTATCAAAGCCAGCAGCAATGAAAATGACATTGTGCTCGACGCCTTTTGCGGTTGCGGCACAGCGTTGGTTGCAGCGCAAAATCTAAAACGCCAATGGATCGGGGTTGATATTTCACCCACCGCTTGCCGCGTGATGGCAAAACGACTCCGCGACGTTTGCGGTTTTCCCGAAGACGAACAGCTTTGGAAAATTGGACGCGGCTTTGTCGTGCGCGATCTTCCTTGGACGGAGGAAAAATTGCGCGCCATTCCGCCCTTTGAATTTGAAAACTGGGCCGTCATCGCCCTCGGCGGCATCCCGAACAAAACCAAAGTGGGCGATTACGGCATTGATGGCCGCATCTTCCCCGTGGGCGCGGAACCGGCGGCCTTCAAGGAAGGCGAATTGCAACTCACCGAACGCTGGTATCCCATTCAGGTGAAGCAAAAGGACAAAGTGGGGCGACCCGACATTGACGCCTTCGAGACGGCCATGCGCCGCGCCAAACGCGACAAGGGCTTCTTCGTGGCCTTCGATTACACCGACGACGCGCTGCGCGAGATAGACCGCTTCTTCAAAGCCGACCACGCCGTCATCATCCCACTGACGGTGAAGGAAATTTTGGACGAGCAAATTGCGAGGAAGTT comes from the Verrucomicrobiia bacterium genome and includes:
- the kdsB gene encoding 3-deoxy-manno-octulosonate cytidylyltransferase, which gives rise to MKILGIIPARYGSTRFPGKPLHLIAGKPLIQHVVQQCQKARSLSEVMVATDDARIAEVAQQFCRVEMTRADHPSGSDRIAEVAERHACDVIVNIQGDEPLLDPAVVDAVAEAARDCEMTTAATHIQDPDEYDNANVVKVVVNARGHALYFSRRTIPYLREAASRSIREQLAAFPFMKHLGIYGFQRDTLLRLVRLPVSPLEQAEKLEQLRALDHGIRIAVVPVNYDSVGVDTPEDVARVEHQLRGA
- a CDS encoding ABC transporter ATP-binding protein/permease, whose translation is MTSKPAQSSNASASRRYRRLLRYMQPARWHFIGGVLAGLAFAAISGFGLPMMLYTVAPVIFNDPSAQNSQTEVVIKWAQRLFGEHYRGQLLLVACLGLPVIFFFRGLTAFLNRYWLNHAGFQLLETLRTEVFRRLQELPLAFYHRHKSGDLTARLMTDTEQLKNVVVMMSTDALKQPFTLIGSLSFLLYLAITNRSALFVLITLTSIPLCIVPIRIIARRLIKKSRQLTAETGELNAIVIEGLQSPMEIQAYNLQPQLSARFAASVRKIFRLSMKTVKYQAFVNPVIEFLSACGFMAALYFGFTNGMEFKVFLAMGAALFMAYEPVKKLSILNAVWKMGAASLERLEQVLDAEDTVPQPAQPLPLPTTHQEIAFEQVGFAYPLRATDRAPVAALREIEVRFQPGEVVALVGPSGAGKSTFISLIPRFYDPTTGRVTLGGVDLRTVDKNELRKRMALVPQTPVLFNASIAENIRAGKLTASDAEVREAARKAFAADFIEALPQGYNTVVGERGTTVSGGQRQRIAIARAFLKDAPILILDEATNALDSESEQKVQQALQELVQGRTTFMVAHRFSSLNLATRVLVFENGRITGDGSPAELGRTHQIFQHMLELQQLK
- a CDS encoding DUF1080 domain-containing protein produces the protein MKLLQWLLLSTWLIGAAGAVELTLDLGSPDAEVTPPGFTSVVVGEGGPGLWRAVRETTPEATNQVVLAQLSADVKDERFPILVYDGASFDDFTLTTRFKIVEGVAEQMAGVVFRYQDEKSFYVVRASALGRNLRFYKVVGGLRSQPIGPNLPIEKGVWYALKVQCQKSKIRIWLNDQPVIPELTDTSFANGKIGFWTKSDSMSRFADTRIEYTPKEPRVQATLRSTLKKYSRLVGLKIYALDAAGTPRIVASNQEDEVGQAGGASEIGAITKGEVFYGKDAKTVAVIQPLRDRNGEPMAAIRVILKSFPGQTEQAILQRALPIVREVQQQALSLDDLQ
- a CDS encoding methyltransferase, producing the protein MNIRKLLLGLILPPPVPTQHRLYSMTLPPDVWKSRPNERLVSLALRVAARAQKLELTELAQRAGAGVNHWPGEHYRLVAALVAELGARSVVEIGTYQGMASLAMISQLPADGRMTTFDVIPWQQIKPNILRESDFAGGRLKQEIADLQDFATMEKYREVFQQADFIFVDAAKDGVMEQRFIENFRKLGLPKGPIVMFDDIREWKMLRIWNDLTEPKLDLTSFGHWTGTGWVDWPAGK
- a CDS encoding arrestin family protein; translation: MTRKILLVTGLWLGLVVGSFAQVSVEITMGQEHFLSGETIPLTVRIANRSGQTLHLGDDSDWLTFAVASRTAYVAEKNGDVPVEGAFELGSGKTALRRVTLTPYFNLPHAGRYEVTASVRIKQWETMVVSPPKAFEIINAAKIWSQDFGMPPAPGVTNEVPEVRRYSLEQANYLRGKLRLYLRLMDAESDHAYKVIPIGGMVSFSSPEARIDRTNQLHVLYQFGAHSYLYTVVTPEGEIAQRQTYDITQHRPRLVSDEKGGFVVAGGQRRITDGDIPAPVLETVP
- a CDS encoding CTP synthase; its protein translation is MKFIFITGGVISSLGKGLTAAALGTLLENRGHKVAIQKFDPYLNVDPGTMSPYQHGEVYVLDDGAETDLDLGHYERFTNTKLSRLNSLTSGQVYQTVLNNEREGIYLGKTVQVIPHVTDEIKRRIHVLATDSKADIVITEVGGTTGDIEGLPFLEAIREFALEAGIGNTCFIHVTYVPYIKAAGELKTKPTQQSVAKLREIGLSPHLMVCRCEKPLDKELRQKISLFCSVPVEAVIEVKDVDHSIYELPLVLQREQADDLVCRVLHLDGPPAKMGHWQEIIRKLIAPQFRVRIGVVGKYIGLQDAYKSVYEALIHGGIGNDCGVEIVRIDAEEIEKEGAEKKLSGLHGICVPGGFGERGIEGLVKTAKFARETKVPYLGLCLGMQIATIEFARNVLKMEKAHSTEFNPDTSHAVIALLDAQRKVTKKGGTMRLGAQPCQLQVGSLAAKLYGAFMTNERHRHRFEFNNAFREKFEKGGLVFSGLSPDGKLVEVIELPGHPFYLASQFHPEFLSKPHEPHPLFKGFIAAALQQSQPRPL
- a CDS encoding restriction endonuclease — encoded protein: MSSRQPAVKRVEARAPQAATRPSSLVDTRVIYCGDNLEQLQKLPDACVDLIYIDPPFNSNRNYEVFWGETKEKRAFEDRHANTQAYIDYMRPRCVELARVLKKTGSFYYHCDWHASHYVKVMLDQIFGENNFVNEIVWKRTSAHGNVGKRYAITEDRILFYANSKVWTWNPPYLAYSEEYIASHYGQKEEGTGRQFTTRDLTASMQRASQSQIYDWKGFRPPPTRCWAYTKENMEKLEAEGKLVYSERGMPRLKLYLDQMAGTPCDTVWVDIPPLNSQAEERLGYPTQKPLALLDRIIKASSNENDIVLDAFCGCGTALVAAQNLKRQWIGVDISPTACRVMAKRLRDVCGFPEDEQLWKIGRGFVVRDLPWTEEKLRAIPPFEFENWAVIALGGIPNKTKVGDYGIDGRIFPVGAEPAAFKEGELQLTERWYPIQVKQKDKVGRPDIDAFETAMRRAKRDKGFFVAFDYTDDALREIDRFFKADHAVIIPLTVKEILDEQIARKLV
- a CDS encoding SGNH/GDSL hydrolase family protein — translated: MNGCSTPAPTADPIAPIYCLGDSHVSFFAGEDTIQPGWPERAGAGLPWFRVFHLGPVLAFNLSRTGTTMRGRERLFEVLEQVVPSGARVLLCFGEIDCRAHILKQAAKQKASVEQTVANCLDAYFHAVREVQARGFEVIVYNAVPTRLSTPRRARRDDDYVAVGSWRERNAAVRLFKAGAKRRCLDCGAKFLENYFGLVTAKDKTESWFFFDAIHLSQRALPLTLRALAKLYPEAGYPELPLPQPTWMAKGFDRAAKRLRRWLKLT